A stretch of the Parabacteroides timonensis genome encodes the following:
- a CDS encoding ABC transporter permease, which yields MKAVALKLVFRSWWRNKTFSIISIASLAIGIACTNLLTVFTIHEYGIENGNPNKERIWMLNQDSPMASGEKVQYADKSIPPMLKENYTEVESYLRMASQSVKYISVDQVKHSPINLTAVDPSLTDFFPYKVLNGNLNEALTQPDKLALTEETARKLFGKANPIGKIIYFGLPNDDFGTKDNPNTEHAYQVAAVIADREQSFLHLEAVTGITDSFFGGPCLLLMNKAIDQATFEAQLKRDKVPTLQGDIGNYYLATLQESYFHAAKQQTLDFINYRQPTLLYVGLISAILILLIACFNYINLNFSRLLQQVRMIHTQKLMGASRQEINRQLFLDTFLTVIIAFFCSLLITHDLLPVFNSIVNSRLHTSFFFNWQTLPVICGFILLLSIVPAAYMGRKISGFSGSGYREFFTGNKKRKIVTSLSIIQYVISIGLIIATLTVNDQLHFIRQGGDNYKNLIEIGDWMEDGSYIRPFARELKKHPEIAQASIAGGSILNSWIQQVVLTDENGNEKYTSQINYFGESDFLDALQLKLKRGLPPDKAVEKYARPVYVNEKFVELLVTKGEDPIGKPLNSIDKDLNKSYTDTDNLPVSTIAGIVDNLYTNTLEQEVNPFTIQINNSPDNAFNYIYIRLNGNQEKALATVREVWNKVNPGQYFTYRDVYRTFLQRNEKTTELSRLLLMYSVISIFLTCFGLFGMALYATEQRTKEIGVRKVNGATSPQIMLLLNRQFIAWIGSAFIIAIPITWLLLNRWLENFVYRTDISLGIYLISGLFVLFITLLTVCWHSYKAASANPVKVLRSE from the coding sequence ATGAAAGCAGTCGCATTAAAACTTGTATTTCGCAGTTGGTGGCGGAATAAGACATTCTCCATCATTTCTATTGCCAGCCTGGCGATAGGCATTGCCTGTACGAACCTGTTAACCGTCTTTACCATTCACGAATACGGCATAGAAAACGGGAATCCCAATAAAGAGCGTATATGGATGCTTAACCAAGATTCGCCGATGGCATCCGGAGAAAAGGTACAGTATGCCGACAAATCTATCCCGCCTATGCTTAAAGAAAATTATACGGAAGTAGAAAGTTACCTGCGGATGGCAAGTCAATCGGTCAAATATATCTCTGTCGATCAAGTAAAACATTCCCCGATCAACCTTACGGCTGTCGACCCGTCTTTAACAGACTTTTTCCCTTACAAAGTACTGAACGGTAATCTGAACGAGGCTTTGACGCAACCGGACAAACTGGCGCTCACGGAAGAAACGGCCCGGAAACTTTTCGGGAAAGCCAACCCGATCGGTAAAATCATTTATTTCGGTCTTCCCAACGATGACTTCGGCACAAAAGACAACCCTAACACCGAGCACGCTTACCAGGTTGCAGCCGTCATTGCCGACAGGGAACAGTCTTTCTTACACCTGGAGGCTGTAACCGGAATTACCGATTCTTTCTTTGGAGGCCCCTGCTTACTGCTTATGAACAAAGCCATCGACCAGGCAACTTTCGAAGCACAATTGAAAAGAGACAAAGTCCCTACTTTACAAGGAGATATAGGCAACTATTACCTGGCGACTTTACAGGAAAGCTATTTTCATGCAGCCAAACAACAGACACTGGATTTCATCAATTACCGGCAGCCGACATTACTCTATGTAGGGTTGATTTCCGCCATCCTGATCCTATTGATCGCCTGCTTCAATTATATCAATCTCAACTTCTCCCGCCTGCTTCAACAAGTCCGGATGATTCATACGCAAAAGCTGATGGGTGCCAGCCGGCAGGAGATCAACCGGCAGCTTTTCCTGGATACGTTCCTGACAGTCATCATTGCCTTCTTTTGTTCTTTGCTGATTACACATGACCTGCTACCGGTATTCAACTCGATAGTGAACAGCCGGTTACACACTTCTTTCTTTTTCAACTGGCAGACATTACCCGTTATCTGCGGCTTTATCCTATTATTATCCATCGTTCCGGCGGCCTATATGGGACGGAAGATATCCGGATTCTCAGGTTCCGGCTATCGTGAGTTTTTTACCGGAAACAAGAAGAGAAAGATCGTGACTTCTTTATCCATAATACAATACGTTATCTCCATCGGACTCATCATCGCGACATTGACGGTAAACGACCAGCTCCATTTTATCCGCCAGGGAGGCGATAACTACAAGAACCTGATCGAGATAGGCGACTGGATGGAAGACGGTTCGTACATACGTCCTTTTGCCCGCGAACTGAAAAAACACCCGGAAATAGCCCAGGCATCGATTGCCGGAGGTTCTATCCTAAACAGCTGGATACAACAGGTTGTCCTCACCGATGAAAACGGCAACGAAAAATACACCTCGCAAATCAACTATTTCGGTGAATCCGATTTTCTGGATGCATTGCAACTGAAATTGAAAAGAGGACTTCCTCCCGACAAGGCAGTAGAGAAATATGCACGTCCGGTCTACGTCAACGAAAAATTTGTCGAACTATTGGTCACAAAAGGCGAAGACCCCATCGGTAAACCATTGAATTCCATCGATAAAGATCTCAACAAAAGCTATACCGATACTGACAACCTACCGGTCTCCACCATTGCGGGTATTGTCGATAATCTATACACCAACACACTCGAACAGGAAGTAAACCCGTTCACCATCCAGATCAACAACAGTCCGGACAATGCCTTCAATTATATCTATATACGCCTCAACGGCAATCAGGAAAAGGCTCTCGCCACCGTACGGGAAGTATGGAACAAGGTAAACCCGGGTCAATATTTCACTTACCGGGATGTGTACAGGACTTTCCTGCAACGGAACGAGAAAACAACCGAACTCTCCCGGCTATTGTTGATGTATTCCGTTATCAGTATCTTTCTAACTTGCTTCGGCCTTTTCGGAATGGCACTCTATGCAACCGAACAGCGTACCAAAGAGATCGGCGTACGGAAAGTGAACGGAGCGACCAGCCCGCAGATCATGCTACTGCTCAACCGTCAGTTTATCGCCTGGATAGGTTCCGCTTTTATCATTGCCATTCCTATCACCTGGTTACTCTTGAACCGCTGGCTGGAAAACTTTGTCTACCGTACAGATATAAGTCTCGGTATCTATCTGATAAGTGGGCTTTTTGTCCTGTTCATCACCTTATTGACTGTCTGTTGGCACAGCTACAAGGCGGCCTCGGCCAATCCTGTGAAAGTATTAAGAAGTGAATAA
- a CDS encoding response regulator, whose product MINGKIIVVDDNEAVLKTLRVILSREFKTVVCVSVPTLLPALLREEDVDVVLLDMNFGTGKQSGGEGLFWLDRIHEQANPPEVILITAFGDIELAVASLKRGAADFIVKPWDNEKLLSTVVAAWNARSGRKQNSSRRESEFLSGETDPVVTLLVNSLLRKYATAYGKPFPGITPDALHKLSDIILNGDLTLLQQTIERAVLLSNSSLLDSDDFYMEDPVSASHPVTLEEMEKQFIREVLADKKGNLTLCAQQLNISRQTLYNKMKKYDLSY is encoded by the coding sequence ATGATAAACGGTAAGATTATAGTAGTAGATGATAATGAGGCAGTGCTGAAAACGTTGCGGGTGATTCTTTCGCGTGAGTTTAAGACGGTTGTCTGTGTCTCGGTGCCCACTTTGTTGCCTGCTTTGCTCCGGGAGGAAGATGTGGATGTCGTTTTGCTGGATATGAATTTCGGTACAGGAAAGCAGAGCGGGGGAGAGGGATTGTTCTGGCTGGATCGTATCCATGAACAGGCTAATCCGCCGGAAGTGATACTGATCACTGCTTTTGGCGATATAGAACTAGCTGTTGCTTCATTGAAAAGAGGGGCGGCAGACTTTATCGTGAAACCCTGGGATAATGAGAAGTTATTATCTACTGTCGTAGCAGCCTGGAACGCTCGTTCCGGGAGAAAACAAAATTCCTCTCGAAGGGAATCTGAATTTCTCTCGGGAGAAACTGATCCTGTCGTTACTCTGCTTGTCAATTCTCTTCTCCGGAAATATGCGACGGCCTATGGAAAACCATTTCCCGGTATTACCCCCGATGCATTACATAAATTGTCCGACATAATTCTCAATGGAGATCTCACTCTTTTGCAGCAGACCATAGAGCGTGCCGTTCTCTTATCCAACTCCTCTTTGTTGGATAGCGATGATTTCTATATGGAAGATCCGGTTTCGGCTTCCCATCCCGTTACGTTGGAAGAGATGGAGAAGCAGTTTATCCGTGAAGTATTGGCTGATAAAAAAGGAAACCTGACCCTTTGTGCCCAACAACTCAATATAAGCCGGCAAACGCTTTACAATAAGATGAAGAAATATGATCTTTCTTATTGA